From the genome of Hydrogenothermus marinus:
TTAAACCTTCTGCTTTTGCAATATCTGATGCTATTTTGCTAACTCTATCAAATCCTTTTTTAGAAACATATATAACTGAAGATCTTTTTACAAAATCATATACTCCAAGTGGTGAGGAAAATCTTGCTGTTCCTGCAGTAGGAAGTACATGATTTGGACCTAATACATAATCTCCTAAAGGCTCTGTTGAATATTCACCTAAGAATATAGCTCCTGCATTTTCTATATCATTTAGATAAGAAAAAGGTTCTTTTACTACAAGCTCAAGATGCTCTGGAGCTATAAAATTAGCTACTGCACAAGCTTCTTCTATGTTATTAACAATAAATATTTTTCCATAGTTATTTAATGATTTTTCTATAATATCTCTTCTTGGCATTTTTAAAAGCAGATCTGCATATATTGCATCATGAACTCTTTCTGCTAAATTTTCATCATCTGTTATAAGAATAGAAGCTGCCATTTCATCATGTTCTGCTTGAGATAATAGATCTGCTGCTATCCATTTTGGATTAGCAGTTTTATCTGCAATAACAAGTATTTCTGAAGGGCCAGCTATTGAATCTATTCCAACTACTCCATAAACATTTTTTTTGGCTAAAGCTACATAAATATTTCCAGGTCCAACTATTTTATCTACTTTTTCTACTGTTTCTGTTCCATAAGCAAG
Proteins encoded in this window:
- the hisD gene encoding histidinol dehydrogenase, with amino-acid sequence MKIVDLRHKDFTKDEDIQKLIKRSEVDFEEYEKSVKEIIKNVKEKGDKALIEYTEKFDNIKINSPDELVIGFEELEEAYVNIEDDVRNALEVAAERVMDFHQSQLENSYINEEEGIILGQKVIPLEKVGLYVPGGKAAYPSSVIMNAIPAVVAGVKNIYMTSPNPNKYTLAAAYICGIEKVYRLGGAQAIAALAYGTETVEKVDKIVGPGNIYVALAKKNVYGVVGIDSIAGPSEILVIADKTANPKWIAADLLSQAEHDEMAASILITDDENLAERVHDAIYADLLLKMPRRDIIEKSLNNYGKIFIVNNIEEACAVANFIAPEHLELVVKEPFSYLNDIENAGAIFLGEYSTEPLGDYVLGPNHVLPTAGTARFSSPLGVYDFVKRSSVIYVSKKGFDRVSKIASDIAKAEGLIAHKLSVDIRRKD